In one window of Henckelia pumila isolate YLH828 chromosome 1, ASM3356847v2, whole genome shotgun sequence DNA:
- the LOC140875319 gene encoding uncharacterized protein has product MDLSNDIERILWTEEQILQRVSELGSQLTRDFQSRAIAPVVVGVATGAFMFLADLVRKIQLPMTVDFIRVESYGSGTVSNGKPKISCDLKVDVRGKHVILVEDIVDTGNTLSCLIDYLKSKGASSISVCTLLDKPARRKVHFELVGEGKFYCGFECPDYFVVGYGFDFDEQYRNLPYVGVLKPEIYE; this is encoded by the exons ATGGATCTGAGCAACGATATAGAGAGAATTCTATGGACAGAAGAACAAATCTTGCAACGGGTCTCCGAATTGGGTTCTCAGTTGACCCGGGATTTCCAGTCCCGGGCTATTGCTCCAGTGGTGGTGGGAGTTGCCACCGGCGCATTTATGTTCCTGGCGGACCTCGTGAGGAAAATCCAGCTGCCCATGACCGTGGACTTTATCCGGGTCGAGTCTTACGGGTCGGGCACTGTCTCAAACGGCAAACCGAAGATATCCTGCGACTTGAAAGTCGATGTTCGAGGAAAGCACGTCATTCTG GTTGAGGATATTGTAGATACTGGGAACACTTTGTCCTGCCTAATTGATTACTTGAAATCTAAAGGTGCATCGTCCATATCCGTGTGCACTCTACTTGATAAACCCGCGAGACGAAAGGTTCATTTTGAACTAGTTGGAGAAGGAAAGTTTTACTGCGGCTTCGAG TGCCCTGATTATTTTGTGGTGGGCTATGGATTCGACTTTGATGAGCAGTACCGGAACTTGCCATATGTTGGTGTCTTGAAGCCTGAAATTTACGAGTAA
- the LOC140875833 gene encoding probable F-box protein At3g61730, whose protein sequence is MGKRLRRARSICCCASPRLSVYVSRRSDVNWYDEDIWTEIAKFMDGRSLIMLAATCKWFNRTVMEDSIWKYACLRDLQVPDPGNVNFKWIKLYTTAFDGSHSYMFCQKEKHIDWMRIGAFSFDSQAAFLTESLAGPIRIPKEVTAKQMLQMTGCCVLNSIKTGIWIADLQLVRCPICDLDACDGTMQVLDARHIELFLDEEFLEGNWDYELAGSHDINKQVDAASGGIFDIEHIKDESTSDILNSKLWVGKRTDWQPKSMVTLHAVAVNTNLQQNDGLQIKYHVMKAGKNGEIVSIRISQQLL, encoded by the exons ATGGGGAAGCGATTGCGGAGAGCGAGATCGATTTGCTGCTGCGCCTCTCCTAGATTATCTGTCTACGTTTCTCGTCGATCGGACGTCAACTG GTATGATGAGGATATATGGACTGAAATTGCCAAGTTTATGGATGGGAGATCTCTGATAATGCTAGCAGCGACCTGCAAGTGGTTCAATCGTACCGTGATGGAGGATAGCATCTGGAAATACGCATGTTTGCGTGATCTTCAGGTGCCTGATCCTGGAAATGTCAACTTCAAATGGATCAAACTTTACACTACAGCTTTCG ACGGAAGCCACTCATACATGTTCTGCCAAAAGGAGAAGCATATTG ATTGGATGCGAATTGGAGCATTCTCATTTGATTCACAGGCTGCATTCTTGACTGAGAGCTTGGCAGGACCAATAAGAATTCCAAAAGAAGTAACGGCAAAACAAATGCTGCAGATGACTGGTTGTTGCGTACTAAACTCAATAAAAACCGGAATCTGGATTGCTG ACTTGCAGCTTGTTCGATGCCCCATCTGCGACCTTGACGCGTGTGATG GAACAATGCAAGTCTTGGATGCAAGGCATATTGAGCTGTTCCTGGATGAGGAATTTCTAGAAGGTAATTGGGACTATGAATTAGCAGGATCCCATGACATAAACAAGCAAGTTGATGCAGCCTCTGGAGGGATCTTTGACATTGAGCACATCAAGGACGAATCAACCTCTG ATATTCTTAACAGTAAGTTATGGGTGGGAAAACGCACGGACTGGCAGCCAAAATCTATGGTAACCCTTCATGCAGTGGCAGTGAACACCAACTTACAACAGAATGATG GACTTCAGATCAAATACCATGTTATGAAGGCTGGTAAAAATGGGGAAATTGTTTCAATTCGTATATCTCAGCAGCTGCTCTAA